A segment of the uncultured Desulfobulbus sp. genome:
CCATCATCTCACCGGCCCCATCTACGTGGAAGATGCAGAGCCGGGTGATATGCTGCAGGTTGAGATTCTTAATATCGATCCAGGTCAGTACGGCTTCAATCTCAATCCCAACACAGACTTTCTCAAGTTAGGTCTCTTGGCCGATGACTATCCGGAAGGCAAGGTGCGCTGGTACTCGGTCAACCAAGAGAAGATGAATTTTGAATTTCTGCCCGGCATAGAAATCCCGGTCAAACCTTTCCCCGGCACCATCGGTGTGGAACTGGCTGAAAAGGGCATGTGGAGCAACGTGCCTCCTGGAAAGCACGGTGGCAACATGGACAACAAAGAGCTGGTGAGCGGCACAGCTCTATACCTCCCGGTAAATGTAAAGGGTGCTGGCCTGAAAACCGGTGATTCACACTTTGCTCAAGGCAACGGTGAAGTGAACCTCAACGCTCTGGAAGGCGCCTTTAAAAGCATCACCCTACGGATCACCGTACGGAAAGATTTGGGCAAAATTATCGATTTCCCCATGGCCTCCAGCCCCAGCCACTGGATCATGATGGGCTTCCATACCGATCTTTACAAGTCCTGCCAGATGGCAACCAGACAAGCCATCAGCTTTCTCCATAAATACTACGGGCTGCCCGAGCTGGAGGCATATGCCTTCTGCAGCCAGGCTGTCGATCTCCAGGTGACCCAACTGGTGGACTACACCATGGGTATCCACGCAATGATCCCCAAAAGCTGTTTTGTTGGCGAACAGTATAAAGAACTCAATGGGCTGCTGATTGCGGATACAGGTAGAAATCAAGCCTGATCCGAGACCATCACTGTTACGTAACATCCGATACGCCCGATGAGAGATATCCACCTCTTCTCGTCGGGCGTCGCATGAAGAACAACAAATCCCTATTGCGATACGCCAAGGAAAAACAAAGAATGGCCTTACAAATCCCCTATGAGATCACCTGCACCTGCGGTGCGACCTTCACTAGAAATCTCTATGAATATGTGTTCACGGAATATGATTCAGGAATACAAGACATCCTGCTGCAAGGCCAATTTAATACAGTAGAGTGCCCTTCCTGCAACCAACACACCTACGTTGAGAACCGCTTTATCTACCGGGATGGGGCCAACAAACTCTGGGTATGGGTTTGCAAACAGGCCGATAGGGAGGTACAGACAACAGAGGAGCAGCAGGCCATTAAAGAGCAACGATTCATTGAAAATCACTATATCCATGACCTGTCTTCCTACACAAAATATACGGTGTATGGGATTCAAGAGCTTCTCGCCCTGCTTGGAACGCATGATCCTGAACTCGTCCACTCATAAATGAAGAGGAGCCCTTCCCATGTTGCTTGATTTTACCTATTACAACCCGACCAGAATCCATTTTGGCAAAGAAGCCCTGCAGAATTTAGGCCCTGAGCTGGCTACCTACGGCAAAACCGTTTTGCTGGTCTATGGAAAAAGCGCGATCAAAAAAAATGGCCTCTATGACCAGGTGATTGCCATCCTCAAAGAAGCAGGAAAAACCGTGGTTGAGCTGTCCGGCGTCATGCCCAACCCCACCTACGACAAGATGCTCGAAGGCTGCGAGCTAGTTCGCACCCATGCGGTTGATCTGATCCTGGCCGTGGGTGGCGGCTCGGTCATTGACTGCGCCAAAGGCATTGCCGTCTCTGCCTACTGTGAAGAAGAGCCCTTTAAAAAATACTGGCTCGATTTTCAGCCCCTGGCGAACAAAACCGTTCCAGTCGCCTCCATCCTCACCATGGTCGGGACCGGCTCGGAGATGAACGGTGGTTCGGTCATTACCCATGAGGCAATGAAAATCAAGGGTGGTCGAGTCTTTCCCCCAGAGGTTTATCCCAAATTTTCCATCCTCAATCCGGAATACACCTATACGGTCTCCCAGTATCAGATGGTCAGCGGTGTGTTTGATACCATGTCGCATCTCATGGAGCAGTATTTCTCCGGCAGCGACACCAACACGACCGATTACCTCATTGAGGCCTTGCTGCGCTCTTCTATTGATAACCTGCGGGTTGCCTTAAAAAATCCCGAAGATTACGAGGCCCGCTCCAACATCATGTGGAATGCGACCATGGCGCTCAATACCATCACCGGACTCTCCAAGCGCCAGGATTGGGAGGTGCACATGATCGAGCACCAGCTAGGTGCGTATACCGATTGCGCCCATGGCATGGGACTAGCGGCAATCTCCCTGCCCTACTACCGCCACATCATGGGACACGGCCTGGATAAATTTGCCCGCTACGCCACCGTTGTTTGGGATATTGGAGCTGAAGGAAAATCCAAAGAGGAGTTGGCCCAGGCAGGCATTGATGCCCTGGAAGCGTTCTGCAAGGAATGTGGTATTGTCATCTCACTCAAAGAGCTGGGAGCCACGGAAGAGATGTTGCCCAAGATCGCTGAGTCCAGCGTTCTTTTGGATGGTGGCTATAAAAAACTGAGCAGCAAGGATGTACTTGCAATTTTAAAAGCCTGCTTCTAAGGAGCCAGAAAAATGGACAAGGCAAAAGTCTATTTCACCGATTTCAGAACCAAGGCCTTTGGTGACGGCCTCCCCACGAAACTCAAAAAACTGATCAAAAAAGCTGGCATTGAACAGCTGAACATGGAAGGAAAATTTGTCGCCATCAAGCTCCACTTTGGCGAGATGGGGAACATCAGCTACCTCCGCCCCAACTACGCAAAGGCGGTTGCCGACGTGGTCAAAGAGCTGGGCGGCAAGCCTTTTCTCACCGACTGCAACACTATGTATCCGGGGAGCAGGAAAAATGCCCTGGAGCATCTGGAATGTGCCTGGGAAAATGGGTTCACTCCGTTGAGTGCAGGCTGCCCCATCATTATTGGTGATGGCCTCAAAGGGACCGATGACATCGAGGTTCCGGTCGTTGGCGGCGAATACGTCAAATCGGCAAAAATTGGACGCGCAGTGATGGATGCTGATATCTTCATCAGCCTGACCCACTTCAAAGGCCACGAGATGACCGGTTTTGGCGGTGCCATCAAAAATATCGGTATGGGCTGCGGTTCTCGCGCGGGCAAAATGGAACAGCACTGCAGCGGTACCCCCACGATCCACGAAGACAAGTGCCGCGGTTGTTACGCCTGTTTTAAGGAATGCGCCAACGATGGGCTGGTCTTTGATGAAGCGGCCAAAAAAATGCGGGTCAACAAAGACAACTGCGTTGGCTGCGGGCGTTGCCTGGGTGCCTGTAATTTCGATGCGATTGAATTCGCCGATTTTTCAGCGGTTGAGCTCTTAAATCGGCGTATGGCAGAGTACACCAAAGCGGTGGTTGAAGGGCGGCCCTGCTTCCACATTTCCCTGGTTGTCGATGTCTCGCCTAACTGTGACTGCCACGGAGAAAACGATGTGCCCATTCTTCCCAATCTGGGCATGTTTGCCTCCACCGACCCGCTGGCCCTGGATCAGGCCTGTGTGGATGCCTGCCTGAAGGCGAAACCGCTCCCTGGAAGTCAGTTGGCCGACAACATGGCAAAACCTGATTTTGTGAATCACCACGACCATTTCACCAACTCCAGACCAGAATCAGAGTGGCGCAGTTGCATGGAGCAGGCCGAGAAAATCGGGCTGGGCACCCGGGAGTACGAGCTTATCGTGAGCAAGTAACGAGGGATGATATTGATGGTGCGTTCTCATTAAAAAATCGCTCCATTTTCCGGACCTGTGGGCACGTTGTTTGTGCCCACCTTTTTTATTCCATTCGTGCAGCAACATACGATTAGATGAAACAGTGGGCAGAAGACAGTGTTCTCTCTCCCCACTTCAGGGTTCCTGGCTTGGATAATCCCAATATTTTTGGCTAATTCCTTGGAATCGTCTTGCTCCGATGTCGCGGGCATGGCCACGCTCCTACAGTTCTTGCTCTCGGCAGATTCCTCAAAGGAAGGGTATATCTGCCGAGAGTGACTCGACCAACCGCAAACAAGCCACAATTTCGATACAAGGAGTCGGGCCATGCCCGCGATCAAGCCTGCCCTTTTATCGTGGCTGGTAATCAGATTATAAATTGAACTTCGTAGCATACTCCTTCTTCTCTTCTTCTGGCAGGCTCTTATAAAACCGTTTCCAGCCTGGACAGAAGCCGATATGCCACCTCCAGATTCTCCCGATGAGAGATTTGGGATTTTTCTCGTACTGTTTTCTCATTCTGCATTTATCGCACATGTGCATGGAACTCACCTGAGAGTAAAGAAATCAATCTTGAGCATCACCTTTTTCAAGCTGCAGGGTTCCTGAGAGCTGGCTTATATTTTCCCCGCCCGAGATCGCCTCGCCCAGCTCATACAATCCCCTGTACGAGCCAAAGGGCTTGTAAAACATGACCACATCCCCCCAGGGAGCAAAGTAGGCCAGGGTTCCCGCCTTGGCGTCAGCCTGTGGGGTGTTACTGGTGCCCAGTTTTTTGGGTGGGTAAAAGATTTTCTCCTTACTGGCATAGTCTTCCACTGTGATCGTCAATGGCAGCTGCGCGTAGAGTTCTTTTGCGGCTGTGCTGTTATTGAGTTTAAAAAGCGTGACTGCCTGCTCTTTGCTGACAACCTGGATAAACAAATCTGTCTTCATATCTTTTCCATCTGCTCTCTTCTCTGAACTCTGCTGCTCAGCTGCACAAAATGGAGCACTGAACACAACTGCACAGAGAACAATGAGCGTTATTGCTTTCATTATCGACCTTTCCACCACTCTTTGAAGTGCTCGCCTGATTGCTTCAGCTCCATAACCGCACCAATCTCGGGCGTTACCAATGGGAGGCCACTCTCTTTGCTTGCAGCAAGAACCCGCTCATAGGGTTCATCCCAAGGGTGATTGGCAATGGTAAAACGCCCCACATGGGCAGGCATCAGGGCTTTGGCCTTCAGATCTCGGGCCGCCTGAACGGCCTCTTCCGGGGTCATGTGAATCAGGGGCCAGCGTGAATCGTACTGACCACAATCAAGCAACACCAGATCAAAGCCTTGGAACGTTTCTCCTATCTGGGAGAAATGAGGTCCATAGCCACTGTCACCGCTGAAAAACAGGCGATACTTGGGAGTAATCAGTCCAAATCCTGCCCAGAGGGTTTGATTCTTTGCCATCATTCGACCCGAGTAGTGCCGGGCCGGGAGAATGTGCAGGGTAAACGCATCCCCGAGCTGAAACTGATCCTCCCAATCCCAATCCTCGATCTGCTCCTGGCTGTACCCCCACTTGGAAAGCAAAGCTCCTACCCCCAGGGGCGCGATCACCTTGTCGACTCTTGTTTGCAGCGCCACCAGTGTGGCATAATCCAGGTGATCGTAGTGATCATGTGAGAGGAGCAGGTAATCAATGGCCGGGAAATCCTCGACATTATAGGGAGAGGTTCCGGCAAAGGCCCTGTTCATGAAAGAAAATGGCGCCCCGTACTCACTGAGCACCGGATCGATCAGGATGCGTTTCCCCTGAAGCTGCAGATACCAGGAAGAATGCCCCAACCAGATCAACAGATCACGTTCCCTCTCCAATAATTTCAACGATACTTTCTGCGCAGGGAGAGGACGATCCGGGACCAATCGCTCTTTTTTGGCAAAAAGATTGTCCCAGATCACGGTAAAGAAATTTACTCCTTCGGCAAAGAGTGGGGTGGCAACAGGATAACGGAATTCACCGTCCTTATAATTGGCTGAGTTTTGGATCTGTTCCAGCTGTTTGCCTTGGGGCAAGGCCCCAAACTGGGGCTGTCTTACAATCATGATTCCTCCCGCAACAACTGCCAGCATAACGACCAGCACAGCGGTTCCAAGAATTGCTCGCTTCTTCATAATAGCGTACGGTTCAGACCCCAGACCGCTTACTTCCGCCCGTTAAAACCTCGGTCAAGATGGCAGCAGCACTCTTTGCCTACTCTTCTCCCACCTGTGATTTCAGGACCGCGATGAAGGCATGCGCCTGGGGTTCTGTGAGTCCACTGTTGAGTGCTCCACCAAAATGATAGCGAAGTTGCCCGCCAGCCCCAGAGAGATTTGCCCGGACCTGGGCGCCATAGGCATCCTTGTCCAGATCTGCAGGAATGGGGCTGGCCTCTTTACCGACCACATCTTCAATCCCCTGGGCCTTGCGCTCATCGAGCAGAGCCATAAAGGCATGGATGGCATTGAGGCTGCGGGGAAATCCTGTGTAGGCGTAGAGCTGCACCAGACTCTCTTTAATTTCATTGACTGTAAGCCCAGCTTCCAGCCCCTGAATCAGGGCTGGTTTAAGCCGATCCAACTCACCACTTGCGGTAAAAGCGGCAATGGGAATAAAGGCCTGTTGAGCTTGATTTAATGCACTTGTGTCTTTCATAATAGTTTCCTCAGAACCAAAAGATTCGCCTGGAAGCAAAAGACCGAACAGACAGATAAGCGAGAGTACGGTTGCTTTCATTGTGTTCTCCTTATTAATTTCGAGTTCCGTAATACTGGGCGTCTGTCACTTTTTCTTTCCAGATGACATTTTTTCCTTCTAGACTGCCGGTAATGACCAGATGGGTCATGGGCGCATCAGGTGGGCACCAGATGGCCTCGCCTGCCTTAAACTCAAGGATCTTGCCATCCCGGGTTCCGGTCAGGCCGACACCTGAGGTCACCACCATGTGCTGACCGGCCGGATGATAATGCCAGCTGGTGCGGGCCCCCGGCTGAAAGATGACATAAGCCCCGGAATAATGGGCAGTGTCATTACCGGGAAAGAGCATCTGGACATCAACATCGCCTGTGAAGAGATTGGCTGGCCCTTTGAAGGATTTCTGGGTGCCTGCCTTGTAAAAAATCTGGGCATCCGCTGTCGGTGGTACCTCAGCGGCGTTGAGCGTTGCGGCGAGCAGAAGGCCGAGGCCAAATGTTGCAAGAAGAGTATGTTTTTTTATGGGTTTGATTCCTGGATGGGCATTGGATAAAGAGAAAGAACTCCGCTGACCTTGGGGTCTGCTGGGGTATACACGAATACGTTAAGAAGAGAGGATGTCGTGTCTTGATATGATTCTCCAGAATTATTGCCTGATTCTCTACAAAGCTTATTCTGGTGTGAAGAGGTGGGCCGATTGGGAACTACAAAAACATCGAAGCCGTTCGTGGTGAGGCACGAACCCCAACTGCAGGTCAGCAGGTCAGCTCGCCTTTTCCTTATTCATCGGAAGTTTGAGCCGTTGCGTATTGCTGTCTCCTCGCCGGAGGGGCAGCCTTTTCTTTGCTTGCCCAAAGAAAAGGACGCGCCGTGTGGTCTGCGCCACACCGCTAAAAAAAGGGCAGCTCCCTAAGACGTACACCGGTAGCACTGAATATGGCATTGGCCACGGCAGGCGCCACCGACGGGAAAACCGGCTCTCCCACACCACCGGCCTTGAGGAAGTTGTGGGCGATATGCACCTCGATCTCCGGCACCTCCGATATGCGCAACAAGGGATAATCCGAGTAGTTGCTGGTGGCAACACCGCCTTGGGCAAAATGCATCTTTTCATGGAAAGCTGTGCTCAAGGCCATGATTACCCCGGCTTCGGCCTGAATTTTGATTGCATCAGGAAAGATCGCCGTGCCGCAGTCAAGGGCACAGACCACCTTATGCACAGAGAGCTTGCCCTGCGCATCCACGGAGACCTCGGCCATATGGGCGGCAAAGGATTCAAAACAGTGGGCTACGGCAACACCTCGAAATCGTCCTTTTGGAACAGGCTGCCCCCACCCCACTTTATTGGCAAGCAGGGTCAACACCTCTGCTGCTCTCCCCCCTTTTTCCATATGCTCCAGGCGAAAGCTTACAGGATCTTTCCCTGCCGCATGGGCCAACTCATCCATGAAGGACTCCACCACAAAGGTGTTGGCTGAATAGCCCACCGAGCGCCACCACCCCACTGGAATCGGCAGCTTGGCCATGACATAATCAACCTGGTGATTGGCCAGAGGATAGACCATATCCACCAATCCGCTGACAGCATCCGGGTCAAGACCATCTTTGACTGCATGGGGCATGAGGCGCGACATCACAGAGGATGTGGTTACTTTATGCTTCCAACCGACAATATGTCCTTGAGCATTCAAGCCGGCATCAATACGGGAATGATTGGCGGGCCTGAAACAGCCGTGGAGGAATTCATCTTCACGACTGCAGACCACTTTGACCGGACGCTGCAGAGCTTTGGAGAGCAAGACTGCATCGATTACTTCATCCTGCTCACCCCGCAGACCAAAACCACCTCCAGCGGGCAGGGTCATAACCTCAACCTTCTCTTCCGGAAGGCCGGTGAGATGGGCAGCTGTCTTTTGGGTATGGGTTTGCCCCTGGGTGGGCACCCAGATACGACACCGGCCCCGCTCCACATGGGCGGTACAGTTGAGCGGTTCCACCTGGGCATGGGAGAGATAGGGCAGCTGGTAGTTCTGACTCAGGCGCTGCGCAGCTCCAGCAATCGCCTGACTAGCATCCCCATTGTTTTTGGCCTCTACACCTGGTTCATCCAGATTTTTTGTCAGCTGCGCTTCAATCCAGGCATCGTTCAACTCAGGATGCGATCCTGCCGACCACTGTGCCCCAAGCGCCTCCCTTCCCTGCATGGCTGCATAGGTATTTTCCGCACAGACGGCGATGCGGTTCCCTAGCGGCATCACCTTAATGACGCCGCTTACTTGCCTGGCGGCCTCTATATCGTAGGACTCCAGTTTTGCCCCGTAGCGCGGCGCCCTGGCAATCATGGCAACGCAGATATCGGGCAGGGTGAAATCCATACCGTACACGGTTTTCCCCTGAACCTTATCGGGTATGTCAAAGCGGGGTCTGGAGGTACCGATAATTGTGTACTCCTCGCCTTTTTTCAGGACGGGCTTTGCAGGGACCGGGAGTTTTGCCGCGGAGGCGACCAGTTCCCCATAACCAAGACTTGTTCCATCGGGATGCAGCACCCGGCTTTCTTTGGTGGTGCACTGCTCAGGCGGGATGTTCCAACCACTGGCCGCGGCCTCACGCAGCATCAGACGGGCGGCGGCCCCGGCACTGCGGAGAAGATCCCAGCGATTGCGAAAACTGCTGGAACCACCGGTGAGTTGCGCGTGCCAGAGAGGATCTTTGAACGGTTCCCCAGCCAGGGCCATTTTCACTTCAACCTTATCCCAGGCACCGTCAAGCTCGTCGGTGATGACCATGGCGAGACCAGTATGCGTCCCCTGCCCCAGGTTGGTTTGTCCGACCCAGATGGTGATGGAATCGTCAGGAGCGATCTCGACAAAGGCGTGTGGCGTGAAATTGGGGGGCGCTGCCTGAGCAGCATGGGAGAGGTTGGTAAGCTCTGTCGAATCTCCCACGGCGGTGGCAGCGATAACCAGACTGGTTTTCTTGAGGAAGGAGCGGCGGGTCATATCGATTTTCATGGCTCAGCCTCCCTGCTTTCCGTTAAGCGTGTCGGCAGCCTGCTTGATCGCCACCTTCATCCGCGCATGCGAGCCACAACGGCAGAGGACATCATCCATGGCCTGGTCAATTTGACTCTCCGTTGGCTTGGGAACTCTCGTGAGAAAATCAACGGCCTGGAGCATGATACCGGGCTGGCAATAGCCGCATTGGGGGACCTGTTGCTCGATCCAGGCCTGCTTGATCGGATGCTCTTCAGGTAATCCTTCAATGGTCGTGATCGTACTTCCGGCGGCTTCCTCAAGAGTGATGACACAGGAACGTTGGGCATTGCCATTCATGAGTACCGTGCACATGCCGCACTCGCCAACACCGCAGGTGTACTTGACGCTGGTAATGCCAAGAGTATCGCGAAGTATCCACAGCAACGGGGTGTCAGGGGCTGCCTCAACCTCTCGCCTTTCGCCGTTTACGGTCAGGGAAAACATGGAGTCTCCTTGTGTTGATTAGTCAAACCGGACAACCTCGTAAAAAGTCGAATTGCTGAAAATCACCCTCTGGGGAATCAGCAGGTTACGAAGCCAGGAACGTCGTTCTCGAAGCTTTTTACGAGAACGACAAGCTGCTGCATTCCTCTTTGAGAGAAAAACAGCTCAATTTGATTGAATTAACAACTAATAGCGAAACAAAAAATAGCGCATTACTCAAGGAACTTTTTAATAGGGTCAGGCGTCTTTACCCGCAGTATACGCCTCATCCATGACACGGGTTCACTCCACACCGGGCTCCCAGAGGCCGGTCACCGAAATCACACCCTTTTCTTTGATATTGCTCAGGCAGCCGGTAAAAGTTCGAAAACTGTCAACCGTGCTTTCCACGGGGAGCGATCCACCGGCAGCAGCAATGATAAAATAGACCTCTTTATTGCCCAGCATGGTGTAGATCGGGCAGGTCCGATCTATAAAGGTTTTCATTTGGCCGTTCATAGCTCGAAAGTAGACCGGCGTGGCAAAGACCATGATGTCAGCTGCCCGTATCTTCCTCAAAATCCCGTTCATATCATCTGCCTGCACACAGGCGCCAGGATTCCCGATGCAGCTGCAGCAACCGGTACAGTAATTGATATCTTTCTCCGCCAGGCGATTCTTTTCCACCGTATGCCCCACCTCAGTGGCGCCGCGCAAGAACGCATCACAGAGCAAATCGGAGTTCTCCCCTTTCCTGGGACTTGCCGAGAGAATGAGTATATTTCTTTTCATTTTTATCCTTTTTTATTTCAGTTCGATACGCACTGAGATCGCATCATCAAGGGTATCCATAACAGCTGGGTCTACTGTAATTTTCCCCATATTGACCAGGTTTCCGTACTGAGCGGAGAGCTCTTCATCCTTGTAGAGAATGGCAAAATAGTTCCCATCTGCGGCAAAGGAGATATCACCGTTTTTCCAGCCATTGCCCAGGTCTTCCGAGGCATAGTCCAAAGCTCTTGCCATGACGCCACAGTAGTCGTGGACATACTTATGGAGCTGCACCGTGTACGGGAGTATGCTGATGAGATCTTGGGCCGCCCGGCTTCCGTTGAGTACGGCAGGAATACGGTTTTGACCAACAGTTAAAGTAATTTCAGTTAATTGCATGAATAAATCCAATAAGAGTGTTTTGTAATTTTATTACTTTGTTTGAGAAGAAATTCACCATTGAAGAGAACGTCGATTTCTAAAGAATCCCCCGGTGGGGCCGTCTTCAGGCAGGGTGGCCAACCAGAAGGCTGTCTTTGCCGCCTTCTCCGGGGAAAAAGCCCCGACAACGACGTTCCGATCTTCGTAACATACTGAATTTATTGAGCCCAGATGTTGTTTTTTGACTTTTTACGATGCCATCAAGATTCTTCTAAAAATACCCTGCTCTTCAAACCTAGAGAATACCTGATACTCCCTATCTCTTGCCTAATCCCCTGAATCAGGTTAATTCTCCCCTAAAAAAAGAGTACCGATTTGATGCAATCCACAGTCTTTACCACCTCGTCTCACGACCTTGCCTCCGGGGTTGAGTGTTTGTTGCAGGCCCTCGAAATCCAGTCGCTGGTTGGGGGCTTCAGCCACATTCTGATCAAACCCAATCTGGTTAACACCGATCCGCCTCCGGTCACCACCCCGGTCGGTCTGGTCGAAGCCATTGTGCTCTCACTGCAGCACCTGGTCCCCGAATGCACACTCTCCATAGGTGAAGGTACGGGATCCACCACCTACGACACAATGCACTGCTTTGACACCCTGGGCTACACCACAATGGCCGCCCGGCACAGAATTCCCCTGATCGACCTGAACACGGAACCACTGGCTCACAAAGTCTGCCCCGAATGCACCCGGTTGCCCGAACTCTATTATCCAGCCCTCTTAGATGAAGTGTTCTTGCTCTCCGTACCCGTACTCAAGGCTCACACCCTGGCCGGAGTAACACTCACCATGAAGAATATGATGGGGGTGTTGCCCCCATCCCATTACCAACAGGGCAGCGGTTGGGGGAAGTCGGCAATGCATGCCGATATTGATCTGGCCGTGGCCGAACTCAACCGCTATCGCACACCAGATTGCACCCTGATGGACTGCTCCATCGGCATGCCGGAGTCCCATCTCTGGGGCAGACACTGCGATCCTCCCGTGGGATTACTCACGGCATCAACGGATCCAGTTGCCATTGACAGTCACGGGACACAGCTTTTGAAAAAAGATTGGCAACAGATTGGCCATATTCGCCTAAATAATGGAATCAGAGGGGACGCCGCTTCTTTTGCAGTTGTGCAGGTGTAATTTTGGAGGGAAAGCTACCTCTCCGCATACGGATGCAGCCCGCCTCAAACTTGCAGGCCAGGAAGATCAGGGAGACCACGCCTATGCAACCGTCATCACCTGCTCTGACTCCAGGGTCCCGGTTGAGATATTGTTTGATGCCGGGGTGATGGATATCTTTGTTATTCGCCTTGTCGGCAATGTGTTGGATGTTGATGAGGTGGGATCTGTTGAATATGGTTTGGCGCACGTACACACCCCAGTTTTTGTTGTCCTGGGCCATACGCAGTGCGGTGCGGTCACCGCGGTGACCAATGCTGTGCAAGGACACGGGCATCCCCTGGATGCGCAACATTCCACCGTTGGTTGACAACATTATTCCGGCTGTGAAAAAGGCAATTGCAGGCAATCCCAACAGCCATGGAACTGAGGTGGTTCCCTATGCCATTGAAGAGAATGTCTGGCAGGGCATTGAGGATCTCTTTATGACAAGCCCTGTCTCCCGGGAACTCGTTAAGACGGGTAAAGCCAAAGTTGTCGGTGCGGTGTACGATGTCTCAAACGGTCATATCAAGTGGCTGCCCGAGGAAAAAACCATGGATATTCTCGCCAAGGTTGAGAAGAACGATCAACGAGCCATGGAAGCGATGGCAAAGTAATAGACACACTGATGAATGCTCACGGAGTCAGGATTGAAAGAAAAGAAGGCAAGGTCCCCCTTGCCTTCTTTCAGGTCTTCTCTGCACTCAACAAAAGTAGTCCCCTCAGCGAATTCCACAAATCGGCACGCCCCGGTGGTCAAGTGAGAT
Coding sequences within it:
- a CDS encoding acetamidase/formamidase family protein, producing MNEAKAVETKRMDMGGKVHILGCNEMTSTHGYWDNSTKPVLTMNSGEIVHIETGTHLMGKMVPGADINDWTKWYKDVMKDTSEACFYPDENTGAEKKKIGAGHHHLTGPIYVEDAEPGDMLQVEILNIDPGQYGFNLNPNTDFLKLGLLADDYPEGKVRWYSVNQEKMNFEFLPGIEIPVKPFPGTIGVELAEKGMWSNVPPGKHGGNMDNKELVSGTALYLPVNVKGAGLKTGDSHFAQGNGEVNLNALEGAFKSITLRITVRKDLGKIIDFPMASSPSHWIMMGFHTDLYKSCQMATRQAISFLHKYYGLPELEAYAFCSQAVDLQVTQLVDYTMGIHAMIPKSCFVGEQYKELNGLLIADTGRNQA
- a CDS encoding CpXC domain-containing protein, with amino-acid sequence MALQIPYEITCTCGATFTRNLYEYVFTEYDSGIQDILLQGQFNTVECPSCNQHTYVENRFIYRDGANKLWVWVCKQADREVQTTEEQQAIKEQRFIENHYIHDLSSYTKYTVYGIQELLALLGTHDPELVHS
- a CDS encoding iron-containing alcohol dehydrogenase — protein: MLLDFTYYNPTRIHFGKEALQNLGPELATYGKTVLLVYGKSAIKKNGLYDQVIAILKEAGKTVVELSGVMPNPTYDKMLEGCELVRTHAVDLILAVGGGSVIDCAKGIAVSAYCEEEPFKKYWLDFQPLANKTVPVASILTMVGTGSEMNGGSVITHEAMKIKGGRVFPPEVYPKFSILNPEYTYTVSQYQMVSGVFDTMSHLMEQYFSGSDTNTTDYLIEALLRSSIDNLRVALKNPEDYEARSNIMWNATMALNTITGLSKRQDWEVHMIEHQLGAYTDCAHGMGLAAISLPYYRHIMGHGLDKFARYATVVWDIGAEGKSKEELAQAGIDALEAFCKECGIVISLKELGATEEMLPKIAESSVLLDGGYKKLSSKDVLAILKACF
- a CDS encoding DUF362 domain-containing protein, which codes for MDKAKVYFTDFRTKAFGDGLPTKLKKLIKKAGIEQLNMEGKFVAIKLHFGEMGNISYLRPNYAKAVADVVKELGGKPFLTDCNTMYPGSRKNALEHLECAWENGFTPLSAGCPIIIGDGLKGTDDIEVPVVGGEYVKSAKIGRAVMDADIFISLTHFKGHEMTGFGGAIKNIGMGCGSRAGKMEQHCSGTPTIHEDKCRGCYACFKECANDGLVFDEAAKKMRVNKDNCVGCGRCLGACNFDAIEFADFSAVELLNRRMAEYTKAVVEGRPCFHISLVVDVSPNCDCHGENDVPILPNLGMFASTDPLALDQACVDACLKAKPLPGSQLADNMAKPDFVNHHDHFTNSRPESEWRSCMEQAEKIGLGTREYELIVSK
- a CDS encoding cyclophilin-like fold protein, whose translation is MKTDLFIQVVSKEQAVTLFKLNNSTAAKELYAQLPLTITVEDYASKEKIFYPPKKLGTSNTPQADAKAGTLAYFAPWGDVVMFYKPFGSYRGLYELGEAISGGENISQLSGTLQLEKGDAQD
- a CDS encoding MBL fold metallo-hydrolase; the protein is MIVRQPQFGALPQGKQLEQIQNSANYKDGEFRYPVATPLFAEGVNFFTVIWDNLFAKKERLVPDRPLPAQKVSLKLLERERDLLIWLGHSSWYLQLQGKRILIDPVLSEYGAPFSFMNRAFAGTSPYNVEDFPAIDYLLLSHDHYDHLDYATLVALQTRVDKVIAPLGVGALLSKWGYSQEQIEDWDWEDQFQLGDAFTLHILPARHYSGRMMAKNQTLWAGFGLITPKYRLFFSGDSGYGPHFSQIGETFQGFDLVLLDCGQYDSRWPLIHMTPEEAVQAARDLKAKALMPAHVGRFTIANHPWDEPYERVLAASKESGLPLVTPEIGAVMELKQSGEHFKEWWKGR
- a CDS encoding carboxymuconolactone decarboxylase family protein, whose protein sequence is MKATVLSLICLFGLLLPGESFGSEETIMKDTSALNQAQQAFIPIAAFTASGELDRLKPALIQGLEAGLTVNEIKESLVQLYAYTGFPRSLNAIHAFMALLDERKAQGIEDVVGKEASPIPADLDKDAYGAQVRANLSGAGGQLRYHFGGALNSGLTEPQAHAFIAVLKSQVGEE
- a CDS encoding cupin domain-containing protein: MLFPGNDTAHYSGAYVIFQPGARTSWHYHPAGQHMVVTSGVGLTGTRDGKILEFKAGEAIWCPPDAPMTHLVITGSLEGKNVIWKEKVTDAQYYGTRN